GATAGAAAGCGGAAGGACATTTATAGATATCAAACCATTCTACAGGAAGCGAGTATCTTTTGCAACGAACGGAATTGAATTTGCAATAACCCGCGAGAATACTGATTATTATATTAATCCAACGAGAGGGAGTTACCAAAAACTTGCCATTCGAAGAGACTTCGGCTGGTTTGATTCAATGGCACCATGGAGTGTAATAGAAACCGATCTTAGATGGTATTTACCAATAAACGAATTACTTGGAAGTAAAAATTCTCTCCCTAAAGTATTAGCATTTAATTTTTGGACGGTTAACACACTTACCTGGGATAGTTACGATGTTGTTGGGATAGATCAATACGGAAATAACATTAAACGATACCATCGCCCACCGCCGTATACCGGAGCATATCTTGGAGGCAGATATCATTTGCGGGCATATTACGAAGGAAGATTTAACGACCGCGCAGCAATTTATTATGGTGCAGAATACAGACAGATATTTTTATTGAATCCATTCAATTCCTGGAAGTTATTAAGAAATCTAAATATTCACTGGATACAATTTGCCTTATATGGAGAAATAGGAAGAGTTGCACCTGAATGGGAGATTTCAACACTTCATAAAGATATGAAATGGAATGTGGGTGCAGGAATAAGGATATTTATGAACAATTTGATATTAAGATTAGATAATTCAATAGGCAAGGAAGGAATGTACATTCAAATGTTTGTAGATCACGCATTTTGAGACGTATAAAAAATTGCCCGGCAAGATACCGGGCAATAAATAATCATAATAAAAAAAAATTAATCCGTCTTAACAGGTAAGACATCAATAGTATCCAATTTAGCCGGCATAAAAATTCCAATAACACCTTTCAATCCCACACTCATAACGATATTGAAGAAGAAGGCAATGAAAGAAAAAAGTAATAAAGATCCAGACAGTGCGGCCAGAATCATATACCAAGAAAATTCACCATCAAAATAGAGAGTGCGCCGCAGCATTCCTTTTAAGCCAGCCATACCCATAAAAGCCCCCATTCCAATGCCGCCGATCAGATGAGTCCAAAAATGAAAAGTAGCAAGTTTTTGACTAAACAATTTTGCACCATTAGTTAAAATTGGAAATAGAAAATAGATAGCAGCATAAAGAGTCATAGTTAATCCCACCAATACAGCCACGTGAACATGTGGACCAACAATCCATTGCGTATTATGGAGGATTCTGTTCAGACCTATATCTGCTTGCATAATACCGGCAGGAACCGCAAGAGCGAAACCAAGCAGACCACCAAGTAAGAATTTTAACGGATTAGTCATTTGCAGAGGACGAGCACTCCACAAGGTAACAAGGGTAATAAAGAATGCAAGACCTTGGGTTATAAGTTCAAAAGCAGTAACCATTTCACCAGAAACAACTTTCAAGATTCCAGGTTGTGCCTGATCTGATAACAAATGGTGCGACCAGACAGTCCAGGAAACAACAAGTTCAACGAGCAAAGCAGCGCGAGCAATGTTTTCCATATAAAGTTTTTTACCAGTAATAAGCATAGCGAGAAGGTACCAGGTACCTGCAACAAAAATAAGAACCATTCCATCGGCAATTAAATCGAGACCCCACCAGAACCAGTTTTTGTATAGGAGCGCATCGATGGAAGAGTGTTTCAAATCAAGCCCGAATAAATAAGAGAGCATATAAATAAGAATCAGGACGCCAGTAAATAATATTATAGCGGCATTCAGCGCAGTATCGACAGTACCTCTAGCGATAGCAGCAACAGGCAAGGAGACCAGATGTTCTTTTTTCTTTTTTCTGAAGATATTTTTTATTCCGCTAATACCGAGAGCGGAACTTAACAGAGCTCCGGCGGGCTGATGATCCCAACCATTTGGGGTATAAGCAATAGTTTTAAAGATATTGACTACAAAAAAAGCTGTACCTACCATAACGAGTGCAATGCCAAGGATAAAGAATGAACCGCCGACGGGATTAAACTGAGTAAAATCTGCCGGTAAAGGCCAGTAGAGGGTATAGAGTGGTGCATACTCGCTAATGAAACCAGCAAACCAAAAAATAAAAGTACCGACTCCAATCAAAGCTGCTGTCCAATTTGCGAGTTTAATACTCCAAAGAGGTTTTTTCATTAAGAAAGGGACAAGAAATAAAAACGCACCAAAAACAATTGGATATGTAGACCCAAAGATTCCAACGAGCGGATG
This portion of the Melioribacteraceae bacterium genome encodes:
- a CDS encoding BamA/TamA family outer membrane protein translates to MNFKILIAAYFFASMVNAQIATKLESENKTSSDMIAEESGENALKISSLPFALYSEIFGWAAGGFVGIQGLSQKNMSLYMGGLISTNGTKYGFIQFREFYLPFYPRIYIAPDILGGYFGVLNVYKDPPNSPVPADTKFRAGSNESDQKDYIEVSGSDQWYELKFRFLLPIGHGRDKIYFAPKLKNGILKSGEMGGTSCNPIESGRTFIDIKPFYRKRVSFATNGIEFAITRENTDYYINPTRGSYQKLAIRRDFGWFDSMAPWSVIETDLRWYLPINELLGSKNSLPKVLAFNFWTVNTLTWDSYDVVGIDQYGNNIKRYHRPPPYTGAYLGGRYHLRAYYEGRFNDRAAIYYGAEYRQIFLLNPFNSWKLLRNLNIHWIQFALYGEIGRVAPEWEISTLHKDMKWNVGAGIRIFMNNLILRLDNSIGKEGMYIQMFVDHAF
- a CDS encoding cbb3-type cytochrome c oxidase subunit I, which codes for MNFIKILISGEQELFKPDSLTPMQKMTLRFVVIGLIFYGIAVIEGMIMRIHEVTPVPSVDTNQFFAILTAHPLVGIFGSTYPIVFGAFLFLVPFLMKKPLWSIKLANWTAALIGVGTFIFWFAGFISEYAPLYTLYWPLPADFTQFNPVGGSFFILGIALVMVGTAFFVVNIFKTIAYTPNGWDHQPAGALLSSALGISGIKNIFRKKKKEHLVSLPVAAIARGTVDTALNAAIILFTGVLILIYMLSYLFGLDLKHSSIDALLYKNWFWWGLDLIADGMVLIFVAGTWYLLAMLITGKKLYMENIARAALLVELVVSWTVWSHHLLSDQAQPGILKVVSGEMVTAFELITQGLAFFITLVTLWSARPLQMTNPLKFLLGGLLGFALAVPAGIMQADIGLNRILHNTQWIVGPHVHVAVLVGLTMTLYAAIYFLFPILTNGAKLFSQKLATFHFWTHLIGGIGMGAFMGMAGLKGMLRRTLYFDGEFSWYMILAALSGSLLLFSFIAFFFNIVMSVGLKGVIGIFMPAKLDTIDVLPVKTD